The following proteins are co-located in the Coriobacteriia bacterium genome:
- a CDS encoding glycosyltransferase — protein MRVLMLTTSYPTHRTPTLGVFIRDHAEALAAAGHDVTVLAPRLFSDDPLLERDGDVTVRRFRFWSAQHLLGEYERIPVLRVATLLVSGLAAAVWIGRRERCDVLHGHWVIPTGLIALLAGRYLLRRPVVVTAHRADIVLATEGSRIAHFLTGFTLRHVDATIAVSEELEEIIVSEFSAPAASVHRWPVGANTRIFVPGDRVLAREQEGLAADVPLALFVGDLTERKGIPFLVEAIPQVLATVPDARFVLAGGGPLTDFVHDRLVTEIAAGSVTVLGGVPHEKLPRWMDAADVLVLPSWSEGLPVCLMEAAAVGLPVVTTRVGGSAEVAALNPRSSVVDPGDVCDLVDALARALAHPQPGRREPDLEPESLFDQRGVIGRIEALYEALASRKTGR, from the coding sequence GTGCGAGTCCTGATGCTCACCACCTCGTATCCCACACATCGAACGCCGACGCTCGGCGTCTTCATCCGCGACCACGCCGAGGCCCTCGCGGCGGCCGGGCACGACGTGACGGTCCTCGCGCCGCGCCTGTTCTCCGACGACCCTCTCCTCGAACGGGACGGGGACGTGACCGTGCGCCGCTTCCGTTTCTGGTCGGCGCAACACCTGCTGGGGGAGTACGAGAGGATCCCCGTGCTCCGGGTCGCCACACTGCTCGTCTCGGGTCTCGCCGCCGCCGTCTGGATCGGACGCCGCGAGAGGTGCGACGTCCTCCACGGGCACTGGGTGATACCGACCGGCCTCATCGCCCTGCTGGCAGGCCGGTACCTCCTCCGCCGGCCCGTCGTCGTCACCGCCCACAGGGCCGACATCGTCCTCGCGACCGAAGGCTCGCGCATCGCTCACTTCCTCACCGGCTTCACGCTCCGGCACGTCGACGCGACCATCGCGGTGAGCGAGGAGCTGGAGGAGATCATCGTCAGCGAGTTCTCGGCGCCCGCCGCGTCGGTGCACCGGTGGCCCGTCGGAGCCAACACCCGGATCTTCGTCCCCGGCGATCGCGTTCTCGCCCGCGAGCAAGAGGGACTCGCGGCGGACGTGCCGCTGGCGCTCTTCGTCGGAGACCTCACCGAGCGGAAGGGCATCCCCTTCCTCGTGGAAGCGATCCCGCAAGTCCTCGCCACCGTTCCGGACGCGCGATTCGTCCTGGCAGGGGGAGGACCGCTCACCGACTTCGTGCATGATCGCCTCGTGACCGAGATCGCGGCCGGGAGCGTGACCGTCCTCGGCGGGGTGCCGCACGAGAAGCTGCCGCGCTGGATGGACGCCGCCGACGTCCTCGTCCTGCCGAGCTGGAGCGAGGGTCTCCCCGTCTGCCTCATGGAAGCCGCCGCGGTCGGTCTGCCGGTCGTCACGACCCGCGTCGGGGGTTCCGCCGAGGTGGCGGCGCTGAACCCGAGGAGCAGCGTGGTGGATCCAGGAGACGTCTGCGACCTCGTCGACGCACTCGCGCGGGCGCTTGCGCATCCGCAGCCGGGCCGCCGCGAGCCCGACCTCGAGCCGGAGAGTCTCTTCGACCAGCGCGGCGTGATCGGCCGCATCGAGGCGCTCTACGAAGCGCTCGCCTCGCGGAAGACCGGCCGCTAG